Proteins found in one Hirundo rustica isolate bHirRus1 chromosome Z, bHirRus1.pri.v3, whole genome shotgun sequence genomic segment:
- the KLHL4 gene encoding kelch-like protein 4 isoform X2, translating into MSTNGSDEYFQSTNHAEQTFRKMENYLQQKQLCDVLLIAGDQKIPAHRLVLSAVSDYFAAMFTNDVREAKQEEIKMEGVDPEALKALVRYAYTGILELKEDTIESLLAAACLLQLSQVIEVCCNFLMKQLHPSNCLGIRSFGDAQGCTELLKVAHTYTMEHFIEVIKNQEFLLLPANEIAKLLSSDDINVPDEEAIFQALMMWVRHDLQNRQRDLGMLLSYIRLPLLPPQLLADLENSPMFADDLECQKLLMEAMKYHLLPERRSMMQSPRTKPRKSTVGALYAVGGMDATKGTTTIEKYDLRTNSWIQIGTMNGRRLQFGVAVIDNKLYIVGGRDGLKTSNIVECFNPVTKAWTVMPPMSTHRHGLGVAMLEGPMYAVGGHDGWSYLNTVERWDPQARQWNYVASMSTPRSTVGVAALNSKLYAVGGRDGSSCLKSMECFDPHTNKWSLCASMSKRRGGVGVATYNGFLYAVGGHDAPASNHCSRLSDCVERYDPKTDAWTTVAPLSVPRDAVGVCPLGDRLYAVGGYDGHSYLDTVESYDAQNNEWTEEVPVNIGRAGACVVVVKLP; encoded by the exons ATGAGCACCAATGGCTCTGACGAGTATTTCCAGTCCACGAACCACGCCGAGCAAACCTTCCGCAAAATGGAGAATTacctgcagcagaagcagctctgtgacGTGCTCCTGATCGCTGGCGACCAAAAGATTCCAGCCCACAG GCTGGTTCTCAGCGCAGTTTCTGATTACTTTGCCGCGATGTTCACCAACGACGTGCGGGAAGCAAAGCAGGAGGAGATCAAAATGGAGGGAGTGGATCCCGAGGCACTGAAGGCTCTGGTGCGCTATGCCTACACAG GTATCCTCGAGTTAAAGGAGGACACAATAGAGAGTTTGCTGGCTGCTGCATGccttctgcagctctcccaggtgATCGAGGTGTGCTGCAATTTCCTCATGAAGCAGCTCCACCCTTCCAACTGCTTAGGGATCCGCTCCTTCGGGGACGCCCAGGGCTGCACGGAGCTCCTGAAGGTGGCCCACACATACACCATG gaacACTTCATAGAAGTAATAAAAAaccaggaatttcttttgctcCCAGCTAATGAAATTGCCAAGCTCTTGTCTAGCGATGACATCAACGTGCCAGATGAAGAGGCAATTTTCCAGGCTCTGATGATGTGGGTGAGGCATGACCTGCAAAACCGACAGCGGGACCTGGGGATGCTCCTCTCCTACATCAGActgcccctgctgccaccccag CTACTGGCTGATCTAGAAAACAGCCCAATGTTTGCAGACGACCTTGAGTGTCAGAAACTTCTCATGGAGGCCATGAAGTACCACCTGCTGCCAGAGAGACGCTCCATGATGCAGAGCCCTCGAACCAAGCCCAGAAAATCCACAGTGGGAGCCCTTTATGCTGTGGGAGGCATGGATGCCACTAAAG GCACCACCACCATTGAGAAATACGACCTCAGGACCAACAGCTGGATCCAAATTGGGACCATGAACGGCCGGCGGCTTCAGTTTGGGGTTGCAGTGATTGACAACAAGCTCTACATCGTggggggcagggatgggctcaAAACCTCCAACATTGTCGAGTGCTTCAACCCTGTCACCAAGGCTTGGACTGTGATGCCCCCGATGTCAACACACAGGCACGGCCTGG GAGTAGCAATGCTTGAAGGACCAATGTATGCAGTTGGTGGCCACGATGGGTGGAGTTACCTCAACACAGTGGAGCGCTGGGACCCGCAGGCGCGGCAGTGGAATTACGTGGCCAGCATGTCCACCCCAAGGAGCACCGTCGGGGTCGCGGCACTCAACAGCAA GCTATATGCAGTTGGTGGGCGAGACGGGAGCTCCTGCCTGAAATCCATGGAGTGCTTTGATCCTCACACAAACAAGTGGAGTTTATGTGCCTCCATGTCCAAGAGGAGAGGTGGCGTCGGTGTGGCCACCTACAATGGGTTTTTGTACGCCGTGGGAGGTCATGATGCTCCTGCTTCCAACCACTGCTCCCGCCTGTCTGATTGCGTGGAGag GTATGACCCCAAAACAGATGCTTGGACCACGGTGGCCCCTCTGAGCGTGCCCCGGGACGCGGTTGGGGTCTGTCCCCTTGGGGACAGGCTGTATGCAGTGGGGGGCTACGACGGCCACTCCTACCTGGACACCGTGGAGTCCTACGATGCTCAGAACAACGAGTGGACAGAG GAAGTTCCTGTCAATattggcagggctggagcatgtGTTGTCGTTGTGAAGTTGCCTTGA